One genomic region from Antedon mediterranea chromosome 3, ecAntMedi1.1, whole genome shotgun sequence encodes:
- the LOC140044144 gene encoding uncharacterized protein translates to MTGYQHWIECFLLVEKQNGRVTTNRSESSFTVGIVPSSPTLNCRSTNIVDYWCTWATEFTGVRTVYTFQFQNSSNVWIDCSNKLNDSTCKVSESDGNPMTAHLVRVVVENMFGTANTTSTFDSKTEAVPLSPLIDNVSVEESNVIVFWKLQEDCYYCNSLWFQLRYRRLNETWKEEIEKQHKKQIIIEEITTAVAEYEFQVRSRFSLHHQFSDWSPIITLPSEF, encoded by the exons ATGACAGGTTATCAACATTGGATTGAATGCTTTTTACTtgtagaaaaacaaaatggaagaGTAACGACAAATAGATCAGAATCGTCATTTACAGTTGGTA TCGTGCCATCGTCTCCAACATTAAACTGCAGATCGACAAATATTGTTGATTATTGGTGTACATGGGCAACGGAATTCACCGGAGTTAGAACTGTCTATACATTTCAATTTCA AAACAGTTCTAATGTGTGGATCGACTGTTCTAATAAGCTAAACGACAGCACGTGCAAAGTTTCAGAAAGTGATGGAAATCCGATGACAGCACATCTAGTACGAGTAGTTGTTGAAAATATGTTTGGTACTGCAAATACAACATCCACATTTGATTCTAAGACTGAAG cCGTACCTTTGTCACCATTAATTGATAACGTTTCAGTGGAGGAATCAAACGTCATAGTATTCTGGAAACTACAAGAAGATTGCTATTATTGTAACTCGCTATGGTTTCAACTTCGTTACAGACGTTTAAATGAAACATGGAAGGAAGAG attGAAAAACAGCATAAAAAGCAGATAATTATTGAGGAGATTACGACAGCTGTGGCTGAATATGAATTTCAAGTGCGATCAAGGTTTTCATTACATCACCAGTTCAGTGATTGGAGTCCAATTATCACACTACCCAGTGAGTTTTAA